The following are encoded in a window of Gossypium raimondii isolate GPD5lz chromosome 13, ASM2569854v1, whole genome shotgun sequence genomic DNA:
- the LOC105783464 gene encoding GPI-anchored protein LLG1: MGINKLLCWFAVFFFLLGFSACSSISDGVFDSFTSTGRHLLQAKKACPVNFEFLNYTIITSQCKGPKYPPESCCSAFKEFACPYAEQINDLTTECASTMFSYINLYGKYPPGLFASECHEGKEGLACPALSPSASASENANGSQQLIRNPRMLVMAAIIAAAMLL, from the exons ATGGGGATAAATAAGTTGCTGTGTTGGTTTgcagttttcttctttttgttggGTTTCTCTGCTTGCAGTTCGATTTCTG ATGGTGTTTTTGACTCTTTCACTTCTACTGGAAGGCACCTCCTTCAAGCTAAGAAAG CTTGCCCTGTTAACTTTGAGTTTCTGAACTACACAATTATCACAAGCCAATGCAAAGGACCAAAGTATCCACCTGAAAGTTGTTGTTCTGCATTCAAGGAATTTGCTTGTCCTTATGCAGAACAGATCAACGACTTGACGACCGAATGCGCTTCAACCATGTTCAGCTACATTAATCTTTACGGGAAATACCCTCCTGGTCTTTTTGCTAGCGAGTGCCATGAAGGGAAAGAAGGGCTCGCTTGCCCTGCGTTATCGCCATCAGCATCAGCATCGGAGAATGCTAATGGTAGTCAACAGCTGATACGTAATCCTCGGATGCTGGTAATGGCCGCAATCATAGCTGCAGCTATGTTGTTATGA